From the Manis pentadactyla isolate mManPen7 chromosome 15, mManPen7.hap1, whole genome shotgun sequence genome, the window GAAGAACTGTCGTATATTGGAGGAGACTTAAGGAAACAACAAATACGTGCTGTGTGGGAGCCTGGAACAAAAATGGACATTAGGggaaaaacataaaattcaaataaagtctGTAATTTAAGCACCAATATTAAACCAACAGTAGTTTCCTGGTTGTGATAAATATGTCATGGTTACACAAAGTGTTAACATTAGGGGAAACTGGTGAAAAGTATACAGGCAGTCTGCCATTGTTGCAACTTTTCAGTAAGATTaaaatcatttctaaaataaaaattcagaaagaaaaaaaaaaatgcagtctcTGATATAAATGCTAGGAAAGTGGACTCATTCCAGCTGGGAAGAGAGTAACTAAGCAAGGAAAAAATGCAGACTTCCTTGATCAGTGTGCTGGGGTTACGTGGGGCAATGACGACGGAGTCCTGAGGTGGAACGTCctggaatattcagccataaagggATATGGTGTCTACCGGGAACTCACAAATGTGAATGAAAAGCAGACAGAGCTGCGCATACATGGAGAGTCTGGGTTAAGGGTATTTGGAAGGTTTTCTTGTGCTATTCTTGCAACTGTCCTGGAAATCTGAGGTTGTAGCAAAACTTTAAATGACAGCGAttcaaattaattaattcattaattaatgaAAATAACTCCAACCGACCAACAAGTTATGTTAGCAGTAGATTGTTCTGGGAAGAAAACCTGAGCAAGCTTCCATGCACGTTTTCTGGGGGAGGCCCCACCTGCCCAGCAGAGTCACCTGAGGCCCAGGGGGCCGCCCCACCCACCCCTGCTCACTGGGCTCCTGCTCTGCGTCCATCTTGGCCTTGAGCAGCATCCGCAGCCGGGACACCTCCTGCCGCTTGAGCTCGTCCAGCTTGGTACGGACATGGTGGCTGACGAAGTCCAGCTCCCGGCTCAGCTTCCCGCTCTGCCCAGACAGGGAGGGGACGCTGGTCAGGCTGTGGGCCTGGGAGGGGGCACGCAGGGAAGCCTCCTTCTTCCTCTGCTCTCTCTGGAACCTTCTACAAGCTTTCTGATGCCCCCAAGGCTCCTGAGACAAGTTCCCAGCCCCTCAACCTGACATTTGAGGTGTTGCCCACTCTGCAGCTCCATCTCCTGTCATTCATCGCATCACACTCGGTTCCAGCAACACTAACCGGACATAGGTGCCCACATTCAAGGCTCTTTCCCACTTcctggcctttgcacatgctgtcccTTTGGCCTGGGATTCTCTCTCACCCCCACTTTTCAAGCCTAAACAGATCCTCACTGTCCTTCAAATCTAAAAGCAGAAGACACCTCCCTTGGGAAGAATCTCCCGGCAACCCCTGGcccctacaaacacacacacacacagtgctgaGGAGGGTCTTCTCTGAGCTACCTTTTTTGTCACTTCAGATTGTGTCTGGTTCTCAGTCAGAGCCGCCTCCCTGCTCACAGTTCCCCATGGCTCCCCAGTGCCTCCAGGACTGAATCCCTGTGCCTACCAGACCCTGTACCCGCCCACCCCTTCAGCcccatctccctgtctttatgtGAGTTAAAAGGAACTACCAGCAGGCAACTGACGATACCAGAATGCTTCATTCATTCCTACAGTCTGAAATGCCAGCCCCCCCACATTTGTCCTTGTCCATCACAGACACTCCcactcagacttctggcctcgcTTGAGGAGATCCCTTCTCTAGAAGCCCTTTCTCACTGTCAGACTGGACTGGGCCCCCCCAGGGCTCCTCCAGCACCCTGCGTGACCTTGTTATTGCTCAGACCGCTTTCTCAGGCACAGTGTCCCACATCCAACTCTCCGGGCTGTGCGTCCATGTGTGCAGCCCCAGCAGAAGCAGCAGGACAAGGTGACCACGGTGACAGTCATATTAGCCTCCACCAGTCAGGCACCTTCCATGGGTCAAGCCCTGTGCTGGATTCACTGAGTCCATTCTCTAATCCCGCCcacaacccattttacagatgaacaaatgGAGGCCCAGGAGAAGCCACTTGCTCAGGGTCCTTCGGAGGCCAGTTTCCAGCCTGGTGACCAAGTTTGGTGTCATGTCTCCTCAGGGCtcatgtcctggggcctgggttcaaaccctggcCCAGGCACCACTTCCCTGTGTGACCCCAGCACACCCTTTTCCTGCTCCTGACCTCAAAAGCCAGCACTGATATTGTCACCACTGATGACCATGGCTGACACTTACCACAGGCTTACACTGTGCCAGCCAAGTACCTGAAGTAGGCATTACCTCTGATTCACACAACCAGCCTCACAACAGAGAGAGTGTTACACCGGCCTCCCCATTTTGAGAagaaaaccgaggctcagagcaGGGACAGCCATGCCCCAGAGAGCGTTAAGGGGCAGCTGGGGTTGGACCCTGGCACCATCCCGCTTTAGAACCTGCCTGCCTAACTGGCCACTCTGTTTCCcagatgtgtgaccttgggccggCTAGGTGGGCCTCGGTTTCCCTGGCTGGGCCGTGGCAGGGGCTGGACCCAGTGATGCCTGGTTCTGGCCGTCCTTTGTCTGTGGGGCTGGATGGCTGAGGACCGATGAGAGAgccccagggctgctgggagTTTCAGGGGAGCAGGACCACCTCCCCAGCAGTCCCAGGCCCTAGGGCATCTCCTGGGCTGAGGCGTTTGGAGAACTTGTAGCTCCTCCAGGCGGGACATTCCCACACACACCCAAGCAGGGCGGGGAGTCTGCGTGGGGTTGGGAGGCAGAGCAGCGGTGGGCAGCCGTGTCTCCTCACTGGGAGGTGCCAGCATCCTTTCCCAGGCTCGCTGCCTGGGGACGGGGTGGGGCATGGGCACTGGGCTCAGCCAGCCCAGGGGTGAGACCCAGGCCTGCAGGAAGCACAAACGCTGCTATCAGGGCCTCTGTGTCTGCCTCTAAATGGAGATAATCACAGCTCCTTGGAGGCCTGACATGAGAACTAGAGGTGATATGAGTGATCACAGCTCGCTGTGGGTTTGACTTCTTATACAGAAAGCATCCAGCTAAGTGCACAGTTGGACGGGCACCCAAAGATACTAAGGGCTCCTACTGTGCACCTCGAAGCCCTTTACACGTCTTACCTCGGCCAATCCCAACCTGAATCCTGTGAGGCAGGTTCTATCACTACCCCCGTCTACAgatggagaagctgaggcacagcgaGGGGAGGTCACCCATctggtaagtgacagagccaaGACTGGAAGCCTGCGCCTGACACCATGCATAACCTCCTTCTGTTCCCCATATCCCTTCCCAGCTGCATGACCCCGAGAAGCGACTCCTCCTGAGTCTCAGTTCTATGAAGGTTGGAGCCACATGGCCCGTCTCAGGCACCCAGTCCGTTCTCCACTCAGCCTTCTGACTGCAcattccctcccacctcccctgcACCCAGACATACCTTGATGTCCTCAGCGTTGGCGGCCTGCAGCTTCTCCCGGAAGTGCCCGTCCGTCTCCAGCACATTGATGACCTCCTGGAGGTACCGGTGGTAGTACAGACCTGTGTCCTGCGGTGACAAGGATGAGTATAGCAGCCCCGCCCCTCTGTGGCTCCTCCCTGCAGATAGGACCCAGGCCCCACTGTCCTGGGAGCCTGAAGGCCCCTCTTGGAGCCTGTGCTCCAAGGCCAGTGGGCAAAGGCTCTGGGGTCAGCAGACCCTCTGGAACCCCAGGCTAACTGCCTGGATCTGGGTTCCAGCTCTCACCTCTTCTCAGGTCTGTAGTggagatgaaatgaaatgaaaatcacaCAGGGAAACACCCAGGCCAACACTGCCCATAGTGTGGGTGCGCAAAGAGCAAACACACTGGTATTTGCTGGCAAGCAGTGAAACATACATTCactcaaaaagcattcacagagcccctgccatgtgccaggcactgttctaggggaTACagcagatcaatcagacagacaAAAGTCCCAAGCTCCTGGTCCTATCCCCACTATGCATAGGAGACTGGCATTTTCCTTACTCTTGCATATGCAAAATGCACAGTGAATTCCCTACCTCTCAGGGCAGTGGTAAAAAGCAAATAAGAGAAATGGCCTGACACTATACCTATCATTACATATACTGACAACACACAGCAGGCACTTGTTAAATGGTAACAGATCACCCAGTTGTGCCACTGTACGTGTACCAATTTTCCACTGCGTCAGTAACAGTGTCGCAAACTAAGTGGCTAGAGCAACATGCAATCTATTCTcttgcagttctggaggtcagaagtccaaaatgagtTGGCAGGGCTGAGTTCTAGGAGATAAGCTGTTTCCTTGCCTTGTCCAGCTTCTGGAGGCTTCCAGCATTCTACAGGCCCTTGCTTGGCAATCAAATGACCTCCAAACTCTGACCTTCCTGCTTCCCTCTTACAGGGAGCCCTGGcgattacattgggcccacctgGACAACCCAGGAAAATTTCTCCATCTCAACAGCCTGAACTCAATCACACCTGCAAACTCTTTTGCCATCAAGGTGatacattcacaggttctggggattagagcATGGACATCTTTGGAAGCCACTATTCAGCCAAACACAGTAGGTCAAAATCCCAAATCTGCCAATTACTGGCTATGTAATTGTTAGGGCTGCTAGGATGCCTACTTCAATttacatttcatataaacaacaAATAACTTTTAGTATAAATACATTGCATGGGGTGCGCTTATACCATTAATTATtcactgtttatctgaaattcaattttaactgggtgtcctgtgTTTTTACTTGCTACATCTGGCTACCTCAGTCCTTGGGCATGTTACTAACCTCTccatgcctcagcttcctcatctgtaaagtaagaGTAATGAGCAACCATCTCAGAGGGGTTGTTGTAATATGctaatatcttaaaatatttaacacagtgcctggaactTGGTAGGAGTTTTCAATGTAATTGCCATTTTTGTTACTGATGTTTATAAACCTCTGTGCTTTCTATTAGCCTGGAAAAGGAAATTCTCCATAGCCCACAAGACCCTCCATGTTCTGTCCCTCTCCCCACTTTGACCTCATCTCCCTGGGCTTGCTCTGctctagccacactggcctcctccaAGTCTTACTCACTCTGCTCTCCCCAGTTACACAGCCTTTGcccaggctgttccctctgcctggagtgtTCTTCCCTGCATTTCAGGTCCCAGCTTAAGTAAGTAACCCATCCTCCCTGACCTCCACCATTTGTCCTCCCAGCAATCAAGGCTGGTCTGTGAGGGTATGGGGCTTGTACTAGCACTGTGCCTGGCTCATAGATGCTCAAGAAATGTGTGGAATAAATGAAGGGGAAAGAGTCTCAAAGGTACCCTTCCAGGTCTGTGAAGACTTCACTGAGCAGAGGCCTAACTCACTGGGTGGGAGCACAGACGAGCATGAAAAGATCAGTTTCAGAAATAGTGACAGGTGCATTCCTAGTGGGAGCTATGGGAGGATTCAGCCCTCAAATCAGATCATTAGCTTTGAAGACCTTTAAGTTCCAAACTCCCTAAGACCTGGAGGTTTCATAGTGTTTGATGAACACATGTTGGAATTAATCAATGAGTTTAAATGCCCATTTCCTAATTTAAATTACGACTCCCATGAGTTCCATAAAGCAAGACCACCTTAGTTCACTACCACCACCTGCTCAAAGTGctactgggaaatgtagtccacCCCCCCCCCCAGATCCCTTTGAATGGAGGGGGGTCTTAAAAGAACAGAGAGGTTTAGGTTGGGGTGATGcacatttttaacttaaaatctgACCTGATTTCCCACACAACAGAGTCAGGGACAGAAATCTGCGTCTCTCCCCCGCCCCTCCGCCGCCAATTTTTCACGTCAAAGCCCCGGGACTGCAAACAACTGGCAGGCAAACTCCAAGCCGCATCCGTTGGGGCAGTATCCACCCAGGGGTCACGCGGGTCCGCGGGAATTGTAGTACCACTGCAAACACCTGGctggagagcagggcagggccACTCACGGGGCTCTCGGTCGCGGGGCTCTCCTCCTTTGGCGCCCCCCGCTCCAGGGGCACGGCCAGAACAGTGCGCAGCAGCAGCAGCggtggcaggaggaggagggctgCACGGGGCCCAGAGGGAGGCATGGCGGCGTGGTCTGTGGGGGGCGGAGAGGAGTATAATGTCTGGCCCAAGTCTCGCCGTCCCCTGGACCAGGAGTCTAGGCTCCCAGCTCCCTTTCCAAGAATCAAGACCCAAACCGTCTCATTTCCCGGGGCCCAGAATCCTGGGCCTCCAGCCTTTCCTTCCTTAGACCCAAGAGTCCTGGCTCCGAGCACCCTCTTCGCTCAGACTCAGGAATCCGTGAGTTCAACCCCCTCTTACTCCAGATCCAAAGGTCCAGGCCCCCAGGCTCCCCTTTTCTCAGGATCTAGAAGTACTGGTGTCCAGCCCATCTTTGTCCGAAACCTAGTTTCCCAGGCCTCTGGACCTCCCCCCGCCACGCCTCCTCCCCAGTACCCAGACGCCCAGGacccccagcccctcacctctGCTTCACCGCAGAGGGCGATTTCCCGGGCAAGGGCCTCCGGCGCGCTCTTGCTGACGCCACCTAGGCCCCGCCCACTGTCCCCGCACAGGACCGGCCCTCGGCAGCCTGATTGGTCCACGCTGGCTCCCCACTGTCTAGGGGCCCGCCCCCTGCCGAAGTCGCTCGTCTTTTCTCGAAATCCTCGCCTTCTTTCTTGGAGCTCCAACCTCTTAAACGGCGCAGTTCCTGCTTATTAGGCGAAAGAAGAGCCGAGACTTTCAGAAAGAACTACAAGTCCCTGCAGGCCGGGGGGAAAATAAGTCAACTTCTTCGGGCTCCTCTGCTCCTTAGCTTCCTGGGAGCTGTAGTTCTTCCAGTTATTTTCTCCGTAAGACGTCGCTGGGTGTTAGAGATCGGTAGAAATTAGCACAGGTCACCTTATAAGTTTCTGATATCTCTCGGGACCCTTTAAGGAACACTCGCCCGCGTACCCTTCCAATTCAGAAGCCCTGGAGCAGAGTTGCCTGGCTGCAGCAGAGGCTAGAGGTCACTTATTTATTGGAAGTAGATCGTGGGGGACCAGGAGGGAGAGGATTAGGGCAGGTCCCACTGGAAATACCCCTTCCCTCTGAGCCCTCTTTCTTACCCTTCTCACTTTCCAGAGACCCAAAGATTAGGTCCCCAGCTCCTAAAGAGAGGGTCGGGTATGTTTAGAAACTGGCCAGAGAGATAAGGCACTGAGGCGTGAATGTGAAAGGCCTCTCCAGGcacaaggagaggagaggaatctCCCAAGATCCTAGGCAGGTGGGTGCTGGGGGCTGAGATCGCAGAGGGGCTGGGGTCACTGGGGGTCAGTGTTTGGGGCCCAGAGTCTTGAGTTCTCATGTCTGGGTTTAGGAGAGAGTTAGGTATTTGGGGGAGAGAGAACGGATAGTGAGGAAAGCTGGATATAGGCTGCAGGATCGCTGACAGGATTAGATGTTGGAATTCGGGTTGCCTGGGACCAGGAGAAAATGTAAAGCTTAAGATCAAGTGTTGGAGCATACAGTCCTCTGGGATGTTGGGTCTGGGTATTGACTCATCATTCTTGCTTCTCCAGAATGTCTCAGGAGAATGACCCATGGTCGAAAGAGTGCATGGGGAAACGGGATGGGCAGGGGTGGAGATGGGGGTACAAGAGGAACACAAAGTTTGATTTTGCCTACACCCACTCAGCTCTGGCCCTATAACCTAGTTTGCAGGTTCAGCATCATCAGCCTttcaggaaggggctggggaccTGGACTTCTGCGTGCTAAAGGGAGGAAGTGTCTGAAAGAGGAGGGGCTGGGTCCCTGGACTCTTGGGTCTTGAGACCAGAGGAGCCTGAGATCTCTGACTCCAGGATTCTAAACAAGCCAGTGTTGGGAGAAAAAGCTTCAGAACTGGTGGAGTAGGCTAAGGTTCTGCACCAAGTGTGACTGCACAAGTGCTCAGAAGTTGGGcagggggaaggaggggagggagggtttTTGGGTAACCTGGGTGCCCTCTCACTGTCACCATGAGTGTGCACCTCTCGCAAAACCCTGGGGGATGAGCTAGCCGCCATGAGGCTGTAGAAGCTCAAACAGCAGGTATCCTGGAATCCTGCCACCCCCTCTTCCATCTTCCATAGCCCCTCAGGAGCCCTACCTACCCCCAGAACTTGCTCTAGGACTCCTGCCCTCTTTGGCTCTCTCTTAGCCTTAGGTTCTGCGACTGGGAAATGAGAAAATAGGAATTCCAGATCCTAAATAAGCAAACTTCGAAGCTGAAACTCCAAAATTTCCAAAGAATAAGGGTTCTGGAGGGCAGGACTCCTAAGTACTGGGGGAGGTGGGGACTGAGTGCCAGGACTTCCCGCTCTGAGGAAGGAGGAGAGACTGAAGGCTTGGATTCCTGGAACTCCCCCATCCTGGACTCCAGGGCCCCCTTCAACCCTGTCTTCCTGTCTGGTACCCCCCGACCACACACCCCTTTCCCGCTCCCGCAGGAGAAGAAACAGCGACGGAAGAGCCAAGAGCCCTTCACGGTTCAGGCCAATCCTGACGCTTCCCTGCGGCCGCGGCGACCGTGGCGGCGGGAGTTGCGCCTCGTGGGTGACAGCGGTGCGGAAACGTTTCTAGTGTCCAGCTGGAGCGGAGGCCTGAGGGGGCGGGTTTCTGGGAAGAGGGGGAGGGGTCTAAAGGGCTCAGATGGGAGGCGCCTGCCAGAGCCCTGGAGCAGGGACTTAGTAGAACACCCAGGCTGAGCCCAGGGGACCCCGGATGCACGACCTGTGGGGGCTCAAGTGCTGGACGTGTGAGAGTTCGGGGGCCGGGCCGGGGGCAGTGGGAGGATGGGGCGCGGTGCAAGCGGGGATGGGGCGATGGGAATCCCATGATTGGGCGGGTTAGAGCTCTAAGGCGGCCTGAGGAGAGCTGGGGGGCGGGACCTGGAAAAGCTCCGAGACTCAGTTTGGGGGAGATCGAGGGCGGGGAATTGGCAAAGCCCGGGGGCGGGTCCTGGAGAGACTGCCTGACGAGAGATTGTGTTCCACCGAGTCTGCAACAATTTAGCGGCAGGACTGCCTGCTTGAGTCTTTGGATGGAATTTGGGTTCTGAATGGGTCTCAGGGGTTTGGGTGGTCAGTCAGAGGCGATGTCCGTGAGCCCTGTGAGGAGGCGCATCTTCTTCTCAGAGGACCGGAATTTGTACATCGTGTTAATGGGCCTTGCTGCACTTTCTTCCAGGCCTCGGGAACCCTTTCCTCCAGGAGAATGTGCCAGAGGCACATCTGCACTGTGCGGCCCACCGTGCCCTGGGCACCGTAAGCTGTGATGGAGATGGCAACGGCGATGGTGGCCTCCAGGCGTCGCCGACAGAAGCAGGGAATCACTACCTTGGACGCCTATGCCCTAGAGTTCCACTCGCACTAGAACACAGGAGTATGGAACCTCCATCCTTGCTCTCCAAAGGAACCAGGAGTCCAGGCCCCTGTCGACCCTGTCATCCCTCACACCAAGGGCCCAGGTCCTGAACCTCCTCCTTCTCCAACACCCAGGAATCTGAATatccagctctttcctccctcagtAACTAGAAACTCCGGTCTCCATTCCCCCTGCCTATCCTGGCTACCAGACAGTTCTGATCCGGAGTTGGAGGAAGTCTCCGTGGAGGATGTTCCCACCTCTCCATCTCTTTATAAAGAGCCTCCTGGGACTCCACGCACGGGTTGGCTAGCCCACCAAGGACCTGGTTATTTGGGCGACATTGTGTGAAATCTGGTGCCCTCGTCCATGTGGCaaatcttccttttgtttgtaatagctttattgagatacatctCACATACCGTACAATTCGCTCATTTAAGATTTGCAAttctttgtttttagtatatttagagATTTGCAACCATCACGACAATAAATTTTAGAACATTACCATTACCCCGGAAAGAAACCCTGTGCATTTTATCGGTtactcccctccttccccatttctCCCAGCACTGGGCAACCACTAATAAatatactttctgtctctttagatttgcctattctggacatttcatataaacagaataataTGATATATGATCTTTTGTGTCTTCTTTTGctcagcatgtttttaaggttcatctatgttctgacattaatatttcatttctttttatttcttaatattattCTATTGTAGTGACATTTTCTTTACTGTCGTGACATGACCAACCAGTGATTTCAATAACAGGACTTTTATCACCCCAAATTGTACTCCCCCCTTCCCACTTTAGTTCCCCAGTCTCTCCTATGCTCTGTCTGGGAAAAGGGAAAGGGGGGACTCTAATGCCCCTTGTCCTTAGACCCAGGGGAGTCAGAGACTTCTAACCTGTCTacatggaggaggagggggatCTGGCAAGTGAAGGCGATGAGTAATATAAGGAGCCAGAAACTCAGGAATTCTGGCCTTCTCCAGCTAGCACTGGTGAACTTGTCACAAGCTTCTGGGACCCAGGTGTCCTGAGCTCCATCTTCTGGCTTCTTCCACGACTTAGGGGCCGGTGCAGAGGAGGAGTGCGAATCCCAGGACGTTGGAGATGAATACGAAGCATCCAGTCTCGGACCAAACCCTGGAATGGAGAGTGGCTGGGGACGTGGACACTTGGCCTCCAACAAGGTGGGAGGTGGCACAGCCAATCAGGATGTAGCAAGAAGAGGCCTAGCCTCAGACTCCAGGGAGTGTGGGGCTAAAATTCTACAGCCCAGTCAGAGGCTCTTTTTACTGGTGGGTGGAACCTGTTATGATTGGGCTCGCAGAGGCTCTGCGTGTTCACCATTTATGAAGTCAATCTAGGAGATTTGCACTGATGTGAGCATATATATTAAAATCTAGTCCACCGAAGGGCAGCAAGCTTTGGAGAGGGTGAAACAGTTATAGGGAAGGGCCAGTAGTCACTCACTTTGGTATTGATGGAAGTTAGATAGTTTCTGGGTAGATCTGGGACATGTTATCTGTTATCTAGGCCGAATCAACACTAGCTGAATGGGCACTCTTTGCAAAGGGATTCTCCAATCTGTAGAGGAAGTGGGCGTGGCCTCAGAGGATTGGCCAATCAGCAGGTGGCCGAGATATTTGACCAATAGGCAGAAAACATGGTTAGAGAGGGCGTAAACCTGAGCTGGGATGGCCAATTTGTAGTTGACAAGGCCAGGCGGGCCGTGTGGGGGCGGATCTCAGCTGTTCAACTTAAATTTGACTCGTGGGCTAGGACGAAGACCTGGATAACAATAAAGAGTCGGAGTCTACACTGAGGAATTCTTCAGGAGCGATCGACGAGCAGGTGTCTGGCGCCATGGAAGGCGTGGGCGGCGCGGGCAGCAGCAATGTGGGGAGGTCGCCCCGCTCGCCTCCCCGCGCCCCAGGCCCTCGACTGGGCAAGGATAAGGAAGCGTACGTGCTGCGGCCGGCGCTGCGCGGCCGCACGGTGCAGTGCCACATCAGCCGCGACAAGCGCGGCGAATTAAACGACTTGTTCCCTTTCTACTATCTGTACCTGGAAGCGGCTGACGGCCGGAAGATGCGGTCTGGCAGCCTCGGGA encodes:
- the TULP2 gene encoding LOW QUALITY PROTEIN: tubby-related protein 2 (The sequence of the model RefSeq protein was modified relative to this genomic sequence to represent the inferred CDS: inserted 1 base in 1 codon; substituted 1 base at 1 genomic stop codon) — protein: MAAWSVGGGEEYNVWPKSRRPLDQESRLPAPFPRIKTQTVSFPGAQNPGPPAFPSLDPRVLAPSTLFAQTQESEFQILNKQTSKLKLQNFQRIRVLEGRTPKYWGRWGLSARTSRSEEGGETEGLDSWNSPILDSRAPFNPVFLSGTPRPHTPFPLPQEKKQRRKSQEPFTVQANPDASLRPRRPWRRELRLVGDSGLGNPFLQENVPEAHLHCAAHRALGTVSCDGDGNGDGGLQASPTEAGSSDPELEEVSVEDVPTSPSLYKEPPGTPRTGWLAHQGPGAGAEEECESQDVGDEYEASSLGPNPGMESGWGRGHLASNKDEDLDNNKESESTLRNSSGAIDEQVSGAMEGVGGAGSSNVGRSPRSPPRAPGPRLGKDKEAYVLRPALRGRTVQCHISRDKRGELNDLFPFYYLYLEAADGRKHFLLAARKRKKSKTSNYLIFLDPTDLYRHGDNVVGKVRSNILGTKFIIFDNGVNPERRNFFPETARIREELGAVYYETNILGFXGPRXMTMIIPGIDSENYRISVQPQYVSRLSLRISGMSRGKLVVLQNKAPWWNVQRGIYELDFNGRVTRDSVKNFQIAHPDDLDYLVRQFGRVAAGTFIMDFCFPLCPLQAFAVCLSSFDGKLA